AATCAAAGCTCGCGAAGCCACAGCTCCTCGAGCAAGACGAGTTCGTCTACCTCATCGTCACCTTGAAGAAGATCCCACAGACCAACCGCACGAAGCCTCACCGTATCCTCCTACCTCACCCTCTCATCAACACGGAGGAAGACTCCCCCGAGCTTTGCCTCATCATCGACGACAGACCTAAAAGCGGATTAACGAAGGAGGACGCGGCGAAGAAGATCAAGTCCGATGACATTCCGATCACTAAGATCCTCAAGCTCTCGAAGCTCAAGACTGATTACAAGGCCTTCGAGGCGAAGAGGAAGCTCTGCGACTCTTACGAGATGTTCTTTGCTGACAGGAGAGTGATTCCTCTGCTCCCGAGGTTGATCGGGAAGAAGTTCTTCACGAGCAAGAAGATTCCCGCGGCGGTGGATTTGAAGCATAGGAACTGGAAGGAGCAGATTGAGAAGGCTTGTGGCTCTGCTATGTTTTTCGTTAGGACGGGGACGTGTAGTGTTGTCAAGGTTGGGAAGTTGTCGATGGAGGGGGATGAGATTGTTGAGAATGTGATGGCGACGTTGAACGGTGTCGTTGAGGTGTTGCCTGGTCAGTGGAAGTATGTTAGGTCTTTGCATTTGAAGCTGTCTGAGAGCTTGGCGTTGCCTGTTTATCAGAGTGTTCCTGATTTGAAGCTAAAGATCGATGCTTTTGGAAGTGAGAAGAGTGTTGTTGTTGAggaagagaataagaagaagaagaagaaaggtgaaagTGTTGTTGATGGTGGAGAGAAGAGTGATGGTGTgaaggggaagaagaagaagggtagGATTCATGAGGTTAGGTATATGGATAGTAATGTATCTGAGGTGCTTGATGAAGATGAGATTGGTGATGTTGAGGTTAGTATTGAGTCTGGTGGTgataaggagaagaagatgaagaagaggaagaaggaggtAAGTGAGACTGCAGAGGCTGAGAAACCAAAGAAGAAAGTGGTCAAGGGGAAGCTGAAGGAGAAGAGTAAGGATGAGATAAAgccgaagaagaagacaaagattaCTAAAGAAGAGTCTGGTGGTGGTTTGAAACCCAAGAGTAAGAAGAGTGTGCTCCGAAAGTAAGGCGATAGAAGATCAGAGGGTTAAATctttcttttgcttcttacatgatttatgtttttatcttAGTGCTGATTACATTTTGTTGTCTTTCATATCGTGTACTGCTGCTTCTCTTGAACATCTAGCCGGTGTGTATGTGaacctttacttttttttttatacacgAGTGTTTTGTCTTGATTTTAGTGCAATCGCTCCAGTGATAATGATATGCTAACATAGtaacaagatcttcattttcttatataaatatatttctcaCTCAAGGTTAACTTAACTCTCTAGAATCTCATGAACTGTAAAGTTGCTATGATTTGATAGACATGAAATAACGCAAGACAAAGAATCGATGAAATTACATTTGTCTGTGAGGATGATCATATTATACAAAACATTATCATATAATGAAGTAGGCTGAAACTTAATGTGATCACACATGTAAGAACTTCTTGACCACAAAGGAGCAAGCGTGTGAGTGGTTTACCAATTAGTAAAATCCTCTTTCTGGTCTGTTCTTGTATGCTTAAAATCTCTTCTACAATCTCATTTTCTAATGACAGGACCTCTGTAGGGAACTCTCCATATCACAAAGTTATCTGGAGGTTGATACTCTTCAAGCCATGTCATGTCACATATGATATCACTTGTCCATTCATCGCTTCAATCTCACCTGGTTCCACAGATCATACCATCAACAACATTACCATAGCTAGTAAGGAATGAGAATCATAAACCAAATCTGTTTAGCAGTAGATCTAATGCGTGTATTCCATGATATCTTCACTTAGACTCTTATCTAATAAAGAACCTATCGGTTAAACCATGATTCAGTAGCTTTGCTAAGCGATTAAGTTTACGCTAATGTTACCAGGCAAGTCTAGTATGGGGGAGATTTGTGGAAGTAGTTGCAGTGTCTTCCATGAGTAGAAGGGAATCGGAGGAATCAGAATTTGATATTTTGGCTCTTTTGCATAGAAAACGCCAAGTCTCACTTTACTTTTTTGAAATGATCAATTCACACCCATGCTTTTTAGTTTGAATCAATTCCACTACGACACGTCAATGTTGGCTATTTACTAAATTACCCCATTGTAGATATAAAAACGCAAAACGATAAAGGCGGTTGAAGAAGACAACACAATCTCAAGAGAAGCCATGGCAGGAGTAGGACCTATGACTCAGGACTGGGAGCCCGTGGTGATCCGTAAGAAAGCTCCCAACTCTGCCGCTAAGCGCGACGAGAAGACTGTCAACGCCGCTCGAAGAAGCGGCGCCGATATTGAATCCGTCAGAAAATGTTTGTTTTTCGTCTTCAATCTCTTTGTAGATCCTCTCTGATATGCCTTCTTAGCTCAAACTGTGCGATAAGTTTTCTATGGATTGGGTTAGATTTGACGAACGAGCGAATCGATATGAGTTTAGACTTATTGTGCCTGTTGTTAGGGTTTTTGTTGGTTGTGATTTCAATTAATGTTAAAGAAAAATCGTCGGATGATTATCTATGATCGTATCAGGTTGATGTGTATCTGTTTTGACATCTGATAGTGATCTGATTTTTTTGGTTGCAAATAGACAATGCTGGAACCAACAAGGCGGCTTCAAGCGGCACCTCCTTGAACACGAAGAGGCTTGATGATGACACTGAGAACTTAGCTCGTGAGTTTCTAATCTCCTAATATTTATTGACTTCGTTTCTTTCTGTATGAacaaagaaaattagaaaaagtAATGGTAGAATCACAGCGATTCTAATGGGATGAAACTAATTTCTCATTCCAGTAATGGCAATTCTTAGAGTATGTCGCCTGTCTGATAGTAAGAGGAAGTCTTTGTTCGTAGATGAGATAAAGTTAAAATTGTTTCCTTTTACAATATTAGATCGATTAGTATGTTGGTTGTCTGTAACAGCATATTTATGTGTGTGGTTTTATTGACATTCAGATGAACGTGTGCCTACTGAGTTGAAGAAAGCCATCATGCAAGCCCGATGCGAGAAGAAGCTGACCCAGTCCCAACTTGCTCAAGTACACTACTTTCTCTCTTGTTTCCTCTTGTATTTAATTCGCttcatgatgataatatttgctGGTTGTGCAGCTGATCAACGAGAAGCCGCAAGTGATCCAAGAATACGAGTCGGGGAAAGCCATACCGAACCAGCAGATCCTTTCTAAGCTGGAGAGGGCACTTGGAGCTAAACTCCGTGGGAAGAAGTAATAACAAAAGCTCTTTAAAGGTAGAAAAGAAAAGTTAATCGTGGTTCTCTCTCCAGTTCATATGGCTGAAGAAACTTTCTTTATATGCCTGCTTTTAATGCTTAGTAGAGCTCTCTGCAAGTGATCTTTTATGGTGTAAGAACGAAACAAATGCTGTTTGGAACCTTTTGTCAGTATAAATAAAATCCCTTGTGCTCTCTTTGTATCATCTTATCACAACCAAATATCAGATTTTGAAACCGGAGTACTAATCTAGTTACTCGGAAGCCAAACCGATTAGCTTATTTTTCTTAACCGGACAATAACCAATTTTGGGCCTTGGTCACGTGCACCCgtccatatataaaaataaaactaactgTCGCTTGTCGGTCAATGAGATGTAAAAATATAGGGACCAAAGTTGTAAAGTACCCGTGAGAAGACGAGTATTCTCGTCGCCACGAAACAAGGCAGTACAGTGTGAGTCACTGAAGCTGGCTGACACTCACACAAgcacaaaaacccaaaaataataataactagatACGGATCCGCGCTATGCGCGGATATTATTTGGACAAATTACTCTAATTATTTTTGAGCttagattatataatttaagttatatgtttataatatgaTGTCTTccttataatttaattttgttttgttttttgaagtATATATAATGTTTGCTTGTTTAGTACATACATCAAACACACGTTTGTTtgttaaaacccaaaatttaaacaaatttgGTCCATATATACTTGATAAATGTTTGTGATCCATTAATTTGTAACGTAAGTACAGTTTAAGTATTTTGATTTGGCccatttataaaaacaatatagtttgataaaaaattaaaggaagcctagagttttttttttccgggaagATCAACTACTTCAACGTGTCcttctaaaaaaatcaacaactttattttttcttcttcttcgacggTGGTTCTGTAATCGATCGAAATCACTTGAATCGTTCCCTTCAAATCCATAATCAAATCGTTCAAAAATCATTCAAGTCAATCGATCTTGTGTTTTAAGGTTAGActcttttgatttttgtttgtaaacACTTATATTAAGCAATCAGTGTTTGAACTTGGTTAATCAgttggaatttttttaaacgTTCATAGATCTCTCACCTAGAGTTCTAGATCCCCCATCACAATGTTCGATTTCAAGATCTGCTTTAGTTCCGGGTCAACCATCACCAAGCTTTAGACTCACagataagttttattttaaattataaaaatttatttttgctgTATAAACAGGATTTAGAAATCCAATTATgttaatgaataatttattattgatacGTTTTTGTACAggtaaaaaaagttttttcttAAAAGGACATAAGAAGAGTAGAAGGCAAACCTGATATAGCTTATAAAAAAGTGAAGTGTATGTTTCAAACGCTTTATACAcattacatttatataaattgcCTTCTTATTTATTCTCATGATCTTCTTCCTACtctgttttttaataaatttatttgttcTGGTTTATTTACGTTAACAGATCAAACTCATAGTTTATATATTCGTTAGGTTATTGGTGAGGACCTGAGAAAAGAGAAACTACAAATTACTAATTGGAACAGTCCACAAAACCAATTTCAGAAATAAAGGTTAGTACTATCTACCTCGTATATAAATTGAGGAACCGTGAACTAAACCAGTAGAATCTTTATAAGGATAGACTGTTTAGGATGCACGGCTAGACTTTATAGTAATAGATTAGATTGACTGCACTGGGAAATTTTCAGAATAGTGATCGTTGTATACTTGGTGTTAGTTTGGATGATTATTGTTCTGTGTATTGttgaaatttatttgattttggatTGGTTTGACTGGATAACAAACTGTATTTCTTTTGGTACAAAACATGATGATTATATTCATGTTTTGTTTCAATTCAAACCTCTGTAATGAGCAAATAGTGAATAGCAGAGTACATTGTGTCtggtaaatgaaaaaaaaaactgaatttatTTAGTTCAAAGTCAGATATGACTTTAAAAACTTCAACTCAAATGtagatcagaaaaaaaaaaaaaaaaacacaaaacaccAGTTTCACGTTGCAGTCTAACACAAAAAACAATCTTTCGTTTAGACACTTCCATCACTCTTCTCTGTTTTCAAGATTAttgaaaacctctttgaaaacaACATTTGTAGTTTTACTTTGTGTCTTCCCCTCTTTATCCACGATCAaaactttcaaacctttcttcGATGTAACCCTTGATATGGCAACATATATAGCTGTCCGTGAGAAAAAACTGGTCTAGGAAGAAATAATCCAACTTCAGACAGTGATTGTCCTTGGCTTTTGTTGATGGTTATTGCAAAAGCCACTGCTAAAGGCAATTGTCTTCTACGCATCTTGAAAGGAAGTCTTTTATCTGTTGGAGTGATCAACAATCTTGGAATATAAGCGATTTCACCAACCTTAGCACCAGTTAAGATTCTAGCTTCCACCATAAAATCCATAAGCTGAGTGATTTGCAATCTTGTTCCATTCATTAAACCCTCATTAGGATTAATATTCCTAAGCAACATAACAGGACAACCAATCTTCAATCTTATACTATGGTTTGGTAGACCAGAAACTTTAATGTTGTTTAGGAAGTCGGTGCTGAGAGCATCATTGTTGACTGAACCAGTATCAGAAGGATCAATACTATCagatgaaataaaaaccatttCTTCACCTGAAAGAAAGaaccaaatttcaaaaataagttAGTGTCTACACAGTATAATGACAATacatgtaataaataaaactctTACCATCAAGTTTAGACAACATATGATCGTTAATCATATTAACATCCTCATTTGTTGGACATAAGATTGCTCTCTGTTGGAAAAACTTAGGATCTTGAATTCCTCTTAATGAATCTGCATCTCCATAGATGGCATGACTTATAGTTTCTATCGGATACTCTTGGTCCATAATTAGTGCCTCCCCATCATTAGGCTCTGCTATTCTCCCATCCCCAACAGCCAAAATCCATTCAGAAAATTCTTTCAGATCTTTTGCCTCATCCTAAGAAAGATTGTTCGAAGATAATCTCATATTCTTAGTAAGTTTCAGAACCTTGCAATGTTCCCAGAGATAAGAAGAATTCATGGCAGCCAACACTATCTCAGCCCTGCTACCTCCAGTAATCACAGGAAGTACTTGCCGAAAGTCACCTCCAAAAACAATAACCTTCCCACCAAAAGGCTTATTGTCGTGATTCCCCATCAGATCCTTTAAACTTCTGTCTAAAGATTCAAAGCAATGTTTGCTCATCATTGGTGCTTCATCCCAAATAATTAGAGATGCTTCCTTTATCAAATTAGCTTTATCTGATCCATGAGTCAATGAACATGTAGTAAACTCATCTGGATTGATTGGTATGCTAAAACGGGAATGAGCAGTCCTACCACCTTGTAACAACAAAGAAGCAATTCCGCTAGATGCAGTATTAAGAACTATATCTCCCCTACACCTAACAGCAGCTGATAGAATTTGCCAAAGAAAGGTTTTTCCAGTGCCACCGAACCCATAAACAAAGAACATTCCACCTCTATCTTCAACAACAGCACCAATGATCTCATCGTATatctttttttgttcatcagTCATCTTCAGAATATCTCTGTCATGAGTGGCTTGCAACTCATGCAGGTCGTAATTTAATTCATccaagatcaaaacattttcgATCGGTTTGAATTCAGCAGGCAGTTTAGGCATAGATTCATAGACTGAAAGTGAACTCCCATTCCTTCTCATAAGCTTCTCAATCTCTATAAGAGCATATAGTTTCTTGTCACTGTCATTTAGTATAAGCCCTGCCAATAATATGGACAACATTTCCACTTAGTACCATCTATATAAATACcaatttaaaattacaaatatatcaACTAGTGGTAAAAATATCACTAacgtttaatttaaaacaaaataatctcaTGACTGTCATACTTTATTAGAAGAGATTGGTATTGTACCTGGCCTATTGAAATGCATTCTGCGACTATACTCGATATCCTCAGACAACAGTTTCCATGTTTTATCCCAAACAACCTCTGGTTGACACAGACTATCGGATAGAAGCATTAGAACAAAAAGATCACGAACAACAGCTGCAGAGCTATCATAACTGCGCCTCACTAAATCATCTATATACTCCTGGTCATCATCCAATATTCCTCGAGCATAACATGCCTCTTTATACCCCTCGTAAACTACACCATTGTAGGTTTTAATATCGTCAAAGCTGGTAGGACCTTTGACGTAGTTCAATAACACTCTCAAAAAATAAGCACTTTCTTGCTTACGTGGGGCATAATTAATTCTTCCAACACTGAACCCTTGCTTCCTTCTAGTACACTTCTTCTGACTCTTTGAATATGTGTAGTAGTTGGGAATCTGAATATAAGTAAGAGTCCGAGCGAAAGCATCAACTTCATTAAGCTTAAACCAAGCCAGAAACATTGTGTTCTCGATAAGCTTACGACCAAGAACATCTTTCAGTTTGTCCTTCCCTCTgaagataatattttgttttcctgGTAGATGAAATGAGAGGATCTCAACGGATGTTGATCTATAATGTATGGGATATTTAAAAATCCTCCACGCTCCTTCACAAGTAGAAACATatctacaaatatatataaatttcctATTAGAATATCAGATTAAAAGCATAATAAtcagtaaaaatataaagaaaactgCATCAAATAATAATACCTGCAATCAAAGAAATCCTTTATTTCATTCTTCTTAATCTCAACGTTTTGTTTCAAAACATCACCACCAGTGTCTGTCGCTGAGTTAGCTGGAGCTGAGGTCGCACAACCTGAGGTTGCTGTAGCTGAGTGGGCTGCAGATGAGCTTGGTGCTGCTGAGTTCGCTGGAGCTGAGGTAGCTAGTGTTTCGCTCCTAACTTCTGGCCCTGGTGGTTCGACAACTACAGTTACACGATCCGCtcctttattaatgtatttaaataaatacttaatagAACCAACTTGATTGCACCACTCTACATTAATGTGAGCTCGATAACGAAGAGAGAGTTTCCTGTTGTAAGGGATGACCCATCTGTTATCACATTTTAAGCCATTCTTCTCAATATAACAGTCAGACTGGCGTCTTCTATAGAGTGGAAATCCATCTTTTTTCACCCGAGTATTCTCTGCGAATTGCTTAGGAAACATTTTCGAACACTGTCCATTCTCCATACATGGTGAATTCATAATAGCAGCTCCACAGGGACCATGAATCATACAATCCTTAACAACATTGTAAAGATCTGGATCAGATGATTTATCTGGGATCTCAGCTGATATGATTTTATCAATGTCTTCTGTTTTGGGAAACTTGGAGGAAGGGTGCATAAAAAGCAGAATGTGAGCATGTGGCAGGCCTCTCTTTTGAAACTCAACAGTATACATAGCTGCAATAGGAAAAAACTTAACGggtcaaaaaatattataaactcaAGATCCAATCAATATAAACAGTTCCGAgaattataacatatataaaatagtaaaaagataaaataataacGATGTTCGAGCAAAACTTACATGAAGATGTCTTTCCCAGAatattcttctttgtcaaatcaTTCATCAAAGATTCGAGTTTCAGCTTAAAGATCCGACAAATAATCTCAGGCCTGTCATCTGATTTCAAGCCTCTTTTCTTAAGAAATCTTGTAAGTTCTGGCCATTTTGGATTGCATGTGAATGTGATGAAAAGGTCTGGAAAACCAAAATGTCTACAAATGGCCATAGCGTCTAAGTACATATTCTTCATGTATCTTGGACTCCCTGTAAAAGTAGCTGGTAGAAGAAATTGTTGACCTTGTTCATTCATATCTGAGTTGCCAGCATTTTCTGATTCTCTGATAGAGTCGTAACTGTCTGAACGCAAGCATGTCTGGTTAAGCTTCAAATACCTCAGTCTATTAGATTCTATTGTAGTATAGGCGTCCACTATGAACTGTTGAAATAACCTTCTTGAATAGAGCAGAACATGTGACTCATTATCTCGCTCTTGAAGCCTGAAAGCAAAAAACTGCCTCATACTGATTGAAGGATTTTTGAGTTTCTTTGACGCTTCTGTAATGCCTTTCTTAATACCAACCCTGAAACCATCCTCACCATAGACAAATATTAGAGGATATTGTAGTGCTAGATAAGAGATATGAATCTCATCGATCCTGGTTAGTTTTCCAGATTTATGCTGAAGCACAATATCCCGCTTATCCATTCCTAAATTAAAATCACCAGGAATCAATGCAGCCACCTCAGCTGCTGTTGGCATATTATATGTCCTACCATCTTTGTCACTTCTACTGACAATTCGCATATGGAAGGTTTTTTCAGGATTCAATTGAAATCTCTCTCTAGCTGATCGAAACTGCACAACATATGGATTAACAGCATTCAACATCTTGATAATAGGTTGAATAACTTCCTTCTTCAAACCGTCTTGCTTACTACCAGGTGAGAAATTTTTGGATTTGCTGCtaacacaaacaaaaacacGTACACATTTAgctattaaatataaaactctTACAAAACGAAAACTTAGCTATGGGCATATAGATATTAGTTACCTCAGAGcattaaatttgttttcaaCTTCATTCTCTGTATCAACAATGTATAGTTGTCCAAACTTGGCATGGTCTCCTTCAGGTGGTGTTAAACTTCCCATCAAATGATAGTTTTCACCATGAAGCTGAATCATCTGTGGTCCTCGTCCCTTTTTCATAGATTTATCTATCTTCCCACCAAGTGAAGTGAAAGAGAAAACCATATTATATGATCTCGTATTCCTTTGAAAATGTTTGCTAAGCTTATCAGTTCCTGTTAGAAGGTTCATTAGAAGATCAGGGGGCTTCTTTAGGTATGGCAACTGAACCTGTCCTTGCATGCAACACAATGTAAATATAGGTTTTCGTCTAtatttgttcttgtttatgCGTTCCCCATACCACATAATAGCTCCACAATGTACACATTTGTGTTCTGGGTCACCCTCATCAACATAATCTGGTAAATTATAAGAAGGTAGGTTAGGAGAACATTTTCCACGAACCAAACATATTTAATTGAGTAATTAAACTAACCATCCTCTTTAGGAGATATTGGTTTGACTTTTTTCTTCACTTCAGAGAAGGTTTTTTTAAACATTGCCGCCAGTTTCATCACTCGTTCTGATTGGTTGTTTATTTCTGGTTCTAGCAAAATAGATTGTTCGTGATCTGAAGTATCAGAATCAAAACTTTCTTGACTACTACTGTCAAATTCTAGGTCATCATAACCATCCATGTTGCTTAGTAAATCTGCAAAATAGTTATCAATTTAAAACATACACAACAGATCAGACACTAATATAACTTGATAGCAACAGTTTATAGAAGTTACCTTCATTCAGTGGATCAGATTTCGAAAAATTATGTTCAGCTCCAGCATTTTTTGACATTCCTGAATCTCTTGTCGTTTCTCTGGTCTGTGTGTTTGGTATTCTAGGAATTGATTTGTGTTGTCTTAAAGATGGGAGATGATTTTGACATGGTCCAGTAAAAGTAGTTGAGATGCCTGCATAACAAAACGAATTAGATAATGAAAGTTAAAATGTTTAGTTTTTAAACGCAAACTCTTTTGTTCGAGCTTTCATCACTCTGTTAATTGGCTTGGCATACCTTTATGTTGTCTATCAAATGTGGATATTCGTGACGCTCTTGCAGTTTCTGTGGTCTTTGTGTTAGGCATTTTAGGAATTGGTGAATATTGTCTTTGAAATGTGAGCTGACTTGGATATGATCCAGTGTAGATAGCTGAGATGCATACATAGTAAAAGAAATTAGTTAATGACTGTAAaatgtcttaaaaataattgCAGACTCTAAAGTTACAACTACTACAACTCTGGCAGTAACTATCTATATACCTTTGATTTGATGACTCATGTTCTTGTGATGAGAAGAAtcgttgttttctttttcagaatAAACTACACCAAGAGTTACAAATTTGTGTGAATTGAATGGTACAATACACTTTGTATATCAAAAtagaaatagtatataatattcaCCACCTCGTTTGTTATTAGGTTTCGACACTGTAACTGAAACTCTTGGGTGACAACTTTCTGCAATGTTCTTATTTGTAACATCATTCAATATTCTTGCAAAAACTGCAGTCAAGGGGACATCTTTGGTTTGGGAAGATTCAGTTATTTGTTTAGATGTAGATTGCGCACGTTTCCGATGAGCATCTGCTCCAAAGGAAACATGATGCTTTCGTTTCATTCTGTGAATATAAACATTAATGTGTGCAGAAAACTCTttgtgtattatatatataataaaataaagttaGCTAATGATTAAGAGAAATGTTAGAATCACCTGAACAACGATGGTGAAAGGAATATAATTGTTCAGAGACTGCTGATAAATCTGTTTCTATAATGAAAAGTTAATCTCTGTACATTCTGCTTATCTAAATTTTGAAGACGAATTAAGGGCGGGActtatgaaaaattaaaattaaaattgctTTAGTTAAGATTTTTTGCATAATAGGTAGTATAATATCTAAATAGATCacaacaatttttatatttagataCAATATAACAGTTTTAACATATATCTCAACCGATTTCTTTAGTATCTGTGTGTTattctttaattttgtttattactATCAAATTTGAACAtttctattaataaaataatagaaatgaCTAACATTCTTCTACGTTATTTGATGTTTTTCAGGACAGTTTATGTGTCTAACTTGAAGCGACATATGGTCATAGAGTTAACAAAAGGTATTCCAACTACAACATATGCCAAGTAAGCGATAACTTAACATTCATTTTGCAGTAGGTTAAACATCTATAATAACAAATAAGATATTTTCCACTACttgaatatatgtttaatgAAAGCATAACAATGAAACTTATTAGTTtattaaaactcattttattaaAACTCATCCTTATTGATAGGAAAAAACCAACATAATACGTAgaaactgaaaaaaaacactatcctagaaaaataaaataaaaaagcattTATTTGATTTGCTAAAATGCAACAAAGTCCGTAACAGCAACACCTTTCACTTCTCCACAGTGTTCTTTACCACCTTGATTATCTTAGAGCATTGTTTCTTTGAAGTAGAAGAAAGGTCATCAATTTCATTACTGCTTCCTTTTCGTTTTGACAGTGGAGTTGAAGATAAACATGTGTTGTCTTCAGATTCAATGCTGATAAAAGACACCTAATACAAAAAAACagattcaaaatattaaataggTAACCATAACAAATATGCTtattatacaatataaaaacatCACAAATTTTACAAACCTGTCCTGATGAACGATCAGAGGAAACTATGGTCGATGTATCTCCGGTGTCCTCATCGTCCGCGCGAGTTATTATTGCATCAGCAGACCAAGTCTTCCCAACATTAAATATATGGGATCCATAATCAACATTATCTTTGTTCACATAGACTCCAAATTTGAAAGTCTTCCCAATCAGAGCAGTAACTTGGTCAGGCAAGTCTTCAGGATCCTCAACCTAAATAGAAATAAACACAACATTAAAAACGACAAATGCAACCCATAATATAAAAGTGAAATTACAACTTGTATATACCTCTTCTAGAGAACCATTTAAGAGTACTTCAGCACTTACTCCCAAAATAGGTTCAGCAACAGTATCAAGCAACATCACCTTAGTTTCACCAGTGTCATCCTTTAGTAATAGGTGTATTTTGAACCTGTacgaaatttataaattagttacaaCATATAGATTGTGAAACATTTTAGTTTCAAGTTAAAAAGACATACCTAGGTGCAACATTGGTGACTGACTGATGGCATGTATCACAATACCACATATGTTTCACAGGCACCACATCCCTATTAGTAATGTCAGTAACCTTCTTATAGTGGCACTTAGCACAACCAAAATAATACCATGCCCAATCTGTGTCTATTGCATTAACTGTTGCTGTAACAATGCATTTCTCAATCTGTACAAGTAACGTTAGCTTTATTAACTTTccacatgtttttattttaaaaaaagctaagataaatatataaaacgaACCTCAGTCGCCATTATGATATCCAAAATTGTTCTCTCTGGGTAAATTGACCACTGATCTGGTTGGCGTTTGTTTCCTTTGGGTTTCACAACCTCACGACCATCAGTAATGAGATCAAGCTCATTATTTGGCATCCTATATAGCAATTAAACTTTTACACAAGAAGGAATCTATGTAGATATATCTAAAAAGTATTATGATATGATCGTATA
This Brassica napus cultivar Da-Ae chromosome C6, Da-Ae, whole genome shotgun sequence DNA region includes the following protein-coding sequences:
- the LOC106428206 gene encoding uncharacterized protein LOC106428206; translated protein: MVTSDRITLLNDVKPFKSTWKVEVKVLHSWTQRSNYPGGDSLQFILADKTGVKIHCTCKRLFLARVKKLQVGQWRFIENVSVTPAAGKYRPTSHAYKLTIISNSNVTNSSLKNDDEFLSLTTFPEIMNGSLDSNVLIDVIGQAIDIGDMQVVPVQGQVQITNAFDTSTLEINPPGFDVQDYIRLMPNNELDLITDGREVVKPKGNKRQPDQWSIYPERTILDIIMATEIEKCIVTATVNAIDTDWAWYYFGCAKCHYKKVTDITNRDVVPVKHMWYCDTCHQSVTNVAPRFKIHLLLKDDTGETKVMLLDTVAEPILGVSAEVLLNGSLEEVEDPEDLPDQVTALIGKTFKFGVYVNKDNVDYGSHIFNVGKTWSADAIITRADDEDTGDTSTIVSSDRSSGQVSFISIESEDNTCLSSTPLSKRKGSSNEIDDLSSTSKKQCSKIIKVVKNTVEK